A DNA window from Anaerolineales bacterium contains the following coding sequences:
- the pheA gene encoding prephenate dehydratase: MPVRGIRGATTSPGNHSEDLLGRTKELLTEIQKRNGFQPEELASIVFTTTPDLNAAFPATAAREIGWNDTAMLCTHEIDVAGSIPRCIRVLILWNTARSPEEIRHVYLHEAESLRPDLAAAPAEKPAPAPFRAPVSIAFQGEHGAFSEEAILLGLGAETSRIPCRTFQEICLAVTSSRAEAGLLPVENSTTGSIHTSYDLLLENDLHIIGEYILPVRECAMLAPGVEVETVRQVISHPQALEQCARWIASQHWEAVPVYDTAGAARILAQEKRPDRAAIASETAARLYGLNVIARSIQDIQVNYTRFLLLAKENRPVAKPAKTSLIFATRHKPGALHACLNVLARRGINLCKIESRPDRKKPWHYLFYLDFEGDASDPKVIDVLAELSTHTEFVRQLGSYPTRTLGETK, translated from the coding sequence ATGCCCGTTCGGGGAATTCGAGGGGCGACCACCTCGCCCGGCAACCATTCCGAGGATCTGCTCGGGCGTACGAAGGAATTGCTGACGGAAATCCAAAAGCGCAACGGCTTCCAGCCGGAGGAGTTGGCGTCGATCGTCTTCACCACCACGCCGGATTTAAACGCTGCCTTCCCGGCGACGGCCGCCCGCGAGATCGGCTGGAACGATACGGCCATGCTCTGCACCCACGAGATCGACGTGGCCGGCAGCATCCCGCGCTGCATCCGCGTGCTGATCCTCTGGAACACCGCGCGGTCACCGGAGGAGATCCGCCACGTGTACCTTCACGAGGCGGAATCGTTGAGGCCGGATTTGGCGGCGGCGCCGGCGGAAAAACCGGCCCCGGCTCCTTTCCGCGCGCCGGTCTCGATCGCCTTCCAGGGGGAGCACGGCGCCTTCTCGGAAGAGGCCATCCTGCTTGGATTGGGCGCGGAGACCTCGCGGATCCCCTGCCGCACGTTCCAGGAAATCTGCCTGGCGGTGACCAGCAGCCGCGCGGAGGCCGGCTTGCTGCCGGTCGAGAATTCGACCACCGGGTCGATCCACACCTCCTACGATCTGTTGCTTGAAAACGACCTGCACATCATCGGCGAATACATCCTTCCGGTCCGGGAGTGCGCGATGCTGGCCCCCGGCGTGGAAGTCGAAACGGTCCGCCAGGTGATCAGCCATCCCCAGGCGCTGGAACAGTGCGCGCGCTGGATCGCCTCCCAGCATTGGGAAGCGGTGCCGGTCTACGACACCGCCGGCGCGGCCCGGATCCTCGCCCAGGAAAAGCGACCGGACCGGGCGGCGATCGCCAGCGAAACCGCGGCACGCCTGTACGGCTTGAACGTCATCGCCCGTTCGATCCAGGACATCCAGGTGAACTACACGCGGTTTCTCCTGTTGGCCAAGGAGAACCGCCCGGTGGCGAAGCCGGCCAAGACTTCGCTGATTTTCGCCACCCGGCACAAACCCGGCGCGCTTCACGCCTGCCTGAACGTGCTTGCCCGGCGCGGAATCAACCTCTGCAAGATCGAATCCCGCCCGGACCGCAAGAAGCCCTGGCACTACCTGTTCTATCTGGATTTTGAAGGCGATGCATCCGATCCGAAGGTGATCGACGTGTTGGCGGAACTGAGCACGCATACGGAGTTTGTGCGCCAATTGGGCTCCTACCCGACCCGGACCCTGGGGGAAACCAAATGA
- the aroF gene encoding 3-deoxy-7-phosphoheptulonate synthase yields the protein MVIVMQNHAKSEDIEETVRHIRQMGYGANVSRGEERTVIGVLGDERPIDWEQMEILPGVERVVRILKPYKLASRDARPENTVVRVGSAVIGGEAVVFIAGPCAVESREQILETAQAVKAAGAHMLRGGAYKPRSSPYSFQGMAEEGLKLLAEARDATGLPVVTEVMAPDQVGTVVKYADMLQIGARNMQNFPLLLEVGKSGHPVLLKRGISATVEEWLMAAEYLLSSGNTRVVLCERGIRTFETATRNTTDINAIPVVKRLSHLPVIVDPSHSTGKGEYIEPVSRAAIAAGADGLIIEVHPHPEEALSDGAQSLRPESFAEMVMRVKRIAAAVGRS from the coding sequence ATGGTGATTGTCATGCAAAACCATGCCAAGAGCGAGGATATCGAGGAGACCGTGCGTCACATCCGGCAAATGGGATACGGCGCGAACGTCTCCCGCGGCGAGGAGCGCACGGTGATCGGCGTGCTCGGGGACGAGCGGCCGATCGACTGGGAGCAGATGGAGATCCTGCCGGGGGTGGAGCGGGTGGTCCGGATCCTCAAGCCGTACAAGCTGGCGTCGCGCGACGCGCGTCCGGAAAACACGGTCGTGCGCGTGGGATCGGCCGTCATCGGCGGCGAAGCGGTGGTGTTCATCGCCGGGCCGTGCGCCGTGGAAAGCCGCGAGCAGATCCTGGAAACCGCGCAGGCCGTCAAGGCGGCCGGGGCGCACATGCTCCGCGGCGGGGCGTACAAGCCGCGGTCCTCGCCGTATTCCTTCCAAGGCATGGCCGAGGAAGGATTAAAGCTGCTGGCCGAAGCCCGCGACGCCACCGGCCTGCCGGTGGTGACGGAGGTGATGGCTCCCGATCAGGTCGGGACGGTCGTGAAGTACGCCGACATGCTTCAGATCGGCGCGCGCAACATGCAAAACTTCCCCCTCCTGCTGGAAGTGGGGAAAAGCGGGCACCCGGTCCTGCTCAAGCGCGGGATCAGCGCCACGGTCGAAGAGTGGCTGATGGCCGCCGAATACCTCCTTTCCAGCGGGAATACGCGGGTCGTCCTGTGCGAGCGCGGAATCCGCACCTTCGAGACCGCCACCCGCAACACCACCGACATCAACGCCATTCCGGTCGTCAAGCGGCTCTCGCATCTGCCGGTGATCGTGGATCCGAGCCACTCCACCGGAAAGGGCGAATACATCGAGCCGGTCTCCCGTGCGGCGATCGCCGCCGGGGCGGACGGCTTGATCATCGAAGTCCATCCGCATCCGGAAGAAGCGCTTTCCGACGGCGCGCAAAGCCTGCGGCCGGAATCGTTCGCCGAGATGGTTATGCGGGTAAAGCGAATCGCCGCCGCCGTAGGGCGGAGTTAG
- a CDS encoding prephenate dehydrogenase/arogenate dehydrogenase family protein, which produces MPPENAESHRIQDFVVGIVGLGLMGGSLALGLSGKCRRRIGLDSDPVADQAALERGAVDELALHLPDLVAKSDLIVLAAPVRTILALLRELSEIRPPRGERRIVIDIGSTKSEIVKAMEALGEGYSPVGGHPICGREVQGIRHADPGLYRGAPFVLTPIDGSEPYAADAGRQLAAVLGALPLELGAAEHDTLVASTSHLPHLVAVALAQTARRLPSASALVGPGFRDTSRLAASNLEMMTDILLTNREHVLQALEEYIHRLEALGLRVREGDEARLKVLLAEGRRARQELLEPSDPQGTA; this is translated from the coding sequence ATGCCCCCCGAAAACGCAGAGTCGCATAGGATCCAAGATTTTGTCGTCGGCATCGTCGGACTGGGACTGATGGGCGGTTCGCTGGCGCTCGGATTATCTGGAAAATGCCGCCGGCGGATCGGATTGGATTCGGATCCCGTCGCGGACCAGGCGGCGCTGGAGCGGGGGGCGGTCGACGAGCTGGCGCTCCACCTGCCGGACTTGGTTGCCAAATCCGATTTGATTGTTCTGGCGGCGCCGGTCCGCACGATCCTGGCGCTTCTGCGGGAGCTTTCGGAGATCCGTCCGCCGCGCGGGGAACGCCGGATCGTCATCGACATCGGCTCCACCAAAAGCGAAATCGTCAAGGCGATGGAGGCGCTCGGCGAGGGCTACTCCCCGGTCGGCGGACATCCGATTTGCGGGCGCGAAGTCCAGGGGATCCGCCATGCGGATCCCGGGCTGTACCGCGGCGCACCATTCGTACTCACCCCCATTGACGGATCGGAGCCGTACGCGGCGGATGCCGGCCGGCAGTTGGCCGCGGTCCTCGGCGCCCTCCCGCTGGAGCTCGGCGCCGCCGAACACGATACGCTGGTGGCGAGCACCAGCCATCTGCCGCACTTGGTGGCGGTGGCGCTGGCACAAACCGCCCGGCGCCTGCCTTCCGCTTCCGCGCTCGTCGGGCCGGGCTTTCGCGATACGTCGCGGCTGGCGGCTTCCAACCTCGAGATGATGACCGATATCCTTCTGACCAACCGCGAGCATGTCCTGCAGGCCCTCGAAGAATACATCCACCGGCTGGAGGCGCTGGGGTTGCGCGTCCGCGAAGGGGATGAGGCCCGATTGAAGGTCCTGCTGGCCGAGGGACGGCGCGCCCGGCAGGAACTGCTCGAGCCTTCCGACCCCCAGGGGACGGCATGA
- the aroA gene encoding 3-phosphoshikimate 1-carboxyvinyltransferase, with product MRLRSRRSPALRGEVRLPGDKSISHRAALLAAAAEGKSRIEGMLNAGVTRVMLDSLACLGAGFSWEDGALCVTGTGGCGFQPSGGGGTKAQPLYCGNSATTMRLLTGMLAGIPAWESTTGGREFLFDGSEQLRKRPMKRLFAPLCEMGARISPTNEPGRAPFRLISSRLNGIEHRMPVASAQVKTALLLAGLAAEGSTLVEEPSPSRDHTERLLRWLGIRLTAEPGWARVFPLEKPLPSFDLRIPGDFSSAAFLIVAAAIVPGSDVLFKDVGLNPRRTGLLAVLRRMGARIEERTHAELSGEPVGDLRVRAGELAGTVIEGSEVVDMIDEFPALAVAAACVGGTTEVRNAAELRLKESDRISALAGELRAVGIPVEESPDGFAIRGPASIRGGLADARGDHRLAMALAVAGMVSADGVEIDGAESIGESFPDFPALAGALGARLA from the coding sequence ATGAGACTTCGCTCGCGGCGGTCGCCGGCGTTGCGCGGAGAAGTTCGTCTTCCGGGCGATAAATCCATCTCCCACCGCGCCGCCTTGTTGGCCGCCGCGGCGGAAGGGAAGAGCCGGATCGAAGGGATGCTGAACGCCGGCGTCACCCGCGTAATGCTGGATTCGCTCGCCTGCCTGGGCGCCGGTTTTTCCTGGGAGGACGGTGCCTTGTGCGTTACGGGAACGGGAGGTTGCGGATTCCAGCCATCGGGCGGGGGAGGAACAAAGGCTCAGCCTTTGTATTGCGGGAATTCCGCGACGACCATGCGGCTGTTGACCGGGATGCTGGCTGGAATTCCGGCGTGGGAATCCACAACCGGTGGACGGGAATTCCTCTTCGACGGATCCGAGCAATTACGAAAAAGGCCGATGAAGCGCCTTTTTGCACCCCTATGCGAAATGGGCGCCCGAATCTCGCCGACAAATGAGCCTGGACGCGCCCCATTCCGGCTTATAAGCAGTCGCCTGAATGGGATTGAACACCGGATGCCGGTTGCTTCTGCCCAAGTTAAGACCGCCCTTCTGCTGGCAGGTTTGGCGGCGGAAGGGTCCACCTTGGTCGAAGAACCTTCTCCTTCCCGCGACCACACCGAGCGGCTGTTGCGTTGGTTGGGAATCCGATTGACCGCCGAACCCGGATGGGCGCGGGTGTTTCCGCTTGAAAAGCCCCTGCCTTCGTTCGATCTCCGCATCCCGGGTGATTTTTCCTCCGCCGCTTTCCTGATCGTCGCGGCGGCGATTGTGCCCGGATCGGACGTTCTTTTCAAGGACGTCGGGCTTAACCCGCGCCGTACGGGATTGTTGGCCGTCCTGCGGCGGATGGGAGCCCGGATCGAAGAACGGACACATGCCGAATTGTCCGGTGAACCGGTCGGCGATTTGCGGGTCCGAGCCGGGGAGCTGGCGGGTACCGTGATCGAGGGCAGCGAGGTGGTGGACATGATCGACGAGTTTCCGGCGCTGGCCGTCGCCGCGGCGTGCGTCGGTGGAACGACGGAAGTCCGGAATGCCGCGGAGCTGCGGTTAAAAGAATCAGACCGGATTTCCGCCCTGGCCGGCGAATTGAGGGCGGTCGGAATTCCCGTGGAGGAAAGCCCCGACGGCTTCGCCATCCGCGGCCCGGCCTCGATCCGCGGCGGCTTGGCGGACGCCCGCGGCGACCACCGGCTGGCGATGGCGCTGGCGGTGGCGGGCATGGTTTCCGCAGACGGGGTCGAGATCGACGGCGCGGAGAGCATCGGCGAATCCTTTCCGGATTTCCCGGCGCTGGCCGGCGCCCTTGGAGCGAGGCTGGCATGA
- the aroE gene encoding shikimate dehydrogenase — protein MKAVLIGWPIRHSVSPAMHDAALRALGLSGGYSLLPVEREAELEQVLAKLKSDPDWSGANVTVPYKEKILPHLDRLEGAAAELRAANTVVRRGAELIGHNTDLPGFLADLERNGMDSRGKPALVIGSGGAARAVVLGLVQSGCPVTIVAVIRDQARTLAAELGGGRVDVLGWEDPELIERARGAGLIVNASPAGMWPAVQATPWPSALPLPESACVYDLVYNPIETRFLREAKLRGNRTASGLGMLVEQGALSFELWTGVRAPREAMMSAARAAMEAEERQ, from the coding sequence ATGAAGGCTGTGCTGATCGGGTGGCCGATCCGCCACTCCGTTTCGCCGGCGATGCACGACGCCGCTCTGCGGGCCCTCGGTTTATCGGGCGGATACTCCCTGCTTCCGGTCGAACGGGAGGCGGAGCTTGAGCAGGTGCTGGCCAAGTTGAAATCGGATCCGGATTGGAGCGGCGCGAACGTCACCGTGCCCTATAAGGAGAAGATCCTGCCGCATCTTGATCGGCTGGAAGGCGCTGCGGCGGAGTTGCGGGCGGCCAACACCGTCGTCCGCCGCGGAGCGGAATTGATCGGGCACAATACCGATCTGCCCGGCTTTCTCGCCGACCTGGAGCGGAACGGGATGGATTCCCGGGGCAAGCCCGCGCTGGTGATCGGATCGGGCGGTGCGGCCCGGGCGGTCGTGCTTGGGCTGGTGCAGAGCGGTTGCCCGGTCACAATCGTGGCGGTGATCCGGGATCAGGCGCGGACGCTCGCCGCCGAACTCGGCGGGGGAAGGGTGGACGTCCTGGGATGGGAGGATCCGGAATTGATCGAAAGGGCTCGCGGGGCGGGATTGATCGTCAACGCCTCGCCGGCGGGGATGTGGCCCGCGGTGCAAGCGACGCCCTGGCCTTCCGCTCTCCCGCTTCCGGAATCGGCCTGCGTCTACGATCTTGTCTATAATCCGATCGAGACCCGATTTCTGCGGGAGGCGAAGCTGAGGGGCAATCGGACGGCCTCCGGACTGGGGATGCTTGTCGAGCAGGGAGCGTTGTCGTTCGAACTGTGGACCGGAGTCCGCGCGCCCCGCGAGGCGATGATGTCGGCCGCGCGGGCGGCGATGGAAGCGGAGGAAAGGCAATGA
- the aroC gene encoding chorismate synthase, with amino-acid sequence MIRLMTAGESHGPALTAILEGIPAGLPLQPEDLQPDLIRRRNGWLGGPPYRGASPRMTIERDSAQILAGVMGGKTTGAPIAILIENADHAKWKGRPVDAMTVPRPGHADLTAALKYGYDDLRPGLERASARETAARMAACSVCRRMLASLGISVGSCVVQIGAVTAGLAADPPEERLKRAEENPLRCPDPAVLEKMQAEIDRAMADGETVGGVFEIAALGVPPGLGSCAAWEQRLSARLGAALFGIPAVKGVEIGGGFALAGMAGTQAQDAIRIAGGALVRISNHAGGVEGGITNGQPVVVRAAMKPIATTLSPQPSVDLAAGRNAETRYERSDFCTVPRAAVVGEGMVCLVLAGAVLEKCGGDSMAELQARFGGLARGAAGDIRLDPKPKIFW; translated from the coding sequence ATGATCCGTCTGATGACCGCCGGAGAATCGCACGGCCCCGCCCTGACCGCCATCCTCGAAGGGATCCCGGCAGGTTTGCCCCTCCAGCCGGAGGACCTTCAGCCGGATTTGATCCGCAGGCGGAACGGCTGGCTGGGCGGTCCGCCCTACCGGGGCGCCAGCCCGCGAATGACGATCGAGCGCGACTCGGCGCAGATTTTGGCCGGCGTGATGGGCGGAAAAACCACCGGCGCGCCGATCGCGATCCTGATCGAAAACGCCGATCACGCAAAGTGGAAGGGGCGCCCCGTCGATGCGATGACCGTTCCGCGTCCGGGCCACGCCGATCTCACCGCGGCCTTGAAGTACGGTTATGACGATCTGCGCCCGGGATTGGAGCGGGCCAGCGCGCGGGAGACCGCCGCCCGCATGGCGGCTTGTTCGGTATGCCGGAGGATGCTTGCAAGCCTGGGGATATCCGTCGGCAGCTGCGTAGTCCAAATCGGGGCGGTGACTGCCGGCCTCGCGGCGGACCCGCCCGAAGAGCGGCTGAAGCGGGCCGAGGAGAACCCGTTGCGCTGCCCCGATCCGGCGGTATTGGAAAAAATGCAGGCCGAGATCGACCGGGCGATGGCGGACGGAGAAACGGTCGGCGGCGTCTTCGAGATCGCGGCGCTCGGCGTGCCTCCGGGATTGGGCAGTTGCGCGGCCTGGGAGCAGCGTCTGAGTGCGCGTTTGGGCGCCGCGCTGTTCGGCATTCCGGCGGTGAAGGGCGTCGAGATCGGCGGCGGATTCGCGCTGGCGGGGATGGCCGGAACGCAGGCCCAAGACGCAATCCGGATCGCGGGCGGCGCGCTGGTCCGCATTTCCAATCACGCCGGAGGCGTCGAAGGCGGGATCACCAACGGCCAACCGGTCGTCGTCCGCGCGGCGATGAAGCCGATTGCGACCACGCTTTCCCCGCAGCCGTCGGTGGATCTGGCCGCCGGCCGGAACGCCGAGACGCGCTACGAACGCTCCGACTTCTGCACCGTGCCGCGCGCGGCGGTCGTCGGCGAAGGAATGGTCTGCCTGGTCCTGGCCGGCGCGGTCTTGGAAAAGTGCGGAGGCGATTCGATGGCGGAGCTGCAAGCCCGCTTCGGCGGCCTGGCGCGGGGCGCGGCGGGAGACATCCGCCTCGATCCGAAGCCGAAGATCTTCTGGTGA
- the aroB gene encoding 3-dehydroquinate synthase yields MNFYIYGPPGCGKTTVGMLLAERMGWHFLDTDKIIEHEAGMPITEIFLQKGEAEFRSREKELLKKLSKSTRTVVALGGGTLVDPENRDQVEQDGPVVCLMCEPEVILKRMGDELNARPLLAGPGPLERLKSLLAKRAALYASFPMTLDTTTLALEDVVRKIQLVAGIFHVNAMGAGYDVLIGRGILPRLGMELEERKLSPPFVAVSDSNVAPLYLDTVCRALAPESVELIVLPAGESTKSLPTLESVYADLHRLRMERRGTVLALGGGVVTDLAGFAAATFLRGVSWVALSTSLLGMVDAAIGGKTAVDMPQGKNLIGAFYPPAMVIEDLDVLATLPPQELRVGMAEAIKTAVVGDSKLLGKIESLSGRITPDGLDWIVRRAARVKIRVVEEDPFERRGPREALNFGHTLGHGIEANSDYRIPHGEAVALGMVAESHLAEKIGLAETDLGERLTVLLTTFGLPVKHDAPVDKILEYVRADKKRRGGRVKWALPIAAGKVRVGLDVAEEDVRTALISIGCRG; encoded by the coding sequence ATGAACTTCTACATTTACGGACCCCCGGGATGCGGAAAAACCACCGTCGGGATGCTGCTTGCCGAACGGATGGGCTGGCATTTCCTCGACACCGATAAAATCATCGAACACGAAGCCGGGATGCCGATCACCGAGATCTTCCTGCAGAAAGGCGAAGCCGAATTCCGCAGCCGCGAAAAGGAGCTGTTGAAGAAGCTATCCAAATCCACCCGCACCGTCGTGGCGCTGGGCGGGGGAACCCTGGTGGATCCGGAAAACCGCGACCAGGTGGAGCAAGACGGCCCGGTGGTGTGTTTGATGTGCGAACCGGAAGTCATCCTCAAGCGCATGGGCGACGAATTAAACGCACGTCCGTTGCTCGCTGGACCGGGCCCTCTCGAACGGTTGAAATCGCTCCTCGCCAAGCGGGCGGCTTTGTACGCATCGTTCCCGATGACGCTCGATACAACCACCCTGGCCCTGGAGGATGTGGTCCGCAAGATCCAACTGGTGGCGGGCATTTTCCATGTCAACGCGATGGGGGCGGGTTACGACGTCCTGATCGGACGGGGGATACTCCCGCGGCTGGGGATGGAGTTGGAGGAGCGCAAACTGTCGCCGCCGTTTGTGGCGGTGAGCGATTCGAACGTTGCGCCGCTGTATCTGGATACGGTGTGCCGGGCGCTGGCGCCCGAGTCGGTCGAATTGATCGTCCTGCCGGCGGGTGAATCCACCAAGTCCCTCCCCACGCTGGAATCCGTTTACGCGGACCTGCATCGCTTGCGGATGGAGCGCCGGGGGACGGTGCTGGCCCTCGGCGGCGGCGTGGTCACCGACTTGGCCGGTTTCGCGGCCGCGACGTTCCTGCGCGGCGTTTCGTGGGTGGCGCTGTCCACCAGCCTGCTGGGGATGGTTGACGCAGCGATCGGCGGAAAAACCGCCGTGGACATGCCGCAGGGGAAGAACCTGATCGGCGCCTTCTACCCCCCGGCGATGGTAATCGAGGATCTGGACGTGCTCGCCACGCTTCCGCCGCAGGAACTGCGGGTGGGAATGGCCGAGGCGATCAAAACCGCCGTGGTCGGCGATTCCAAACTGTTGGGCAAGATCGAATCGCTCTCGGGCCGGATCACCCCCGACGGGCTGGATTGGATCGTCCGCAGGGCGGCGCGGGTGAAAATCCGCGTGGTGGAGGAGGATCCGTTCGAGCGCCGCGGCCCGCGCGAGGCGCTTAACTTCGGCCACACGCTGGGCCACGGGATCGAAGCCAACTCGGATTACCGGATCCCGCACGGCGAAGCGGTCGCGCTGGGCATGGTTGCGGAATCCCACTTGGCGGAAAAGATCGGTTTGGCCGAGACCGACTTGGGCGAGAGGCTGACGGTTCTGTTGACAACCTTCGGCCTGCCGGTAAAGCACGATGCGCCGGTGGATAAAATCCTTGAGTATGTCCGGGCCGATAAAAAACGGCGCGGCGGAAGGGTGAAATGGGCCCTGCCCATTGCGGCCGGAAAGGTCCGTGTGGGCCTCGATGTCGCCGAAGAGGATGTGAGGACGGCGCTGATATCCATCGGATGCCGGGGCTGA
- the aroQ gene encoding type II 3-dehydroquinate dehydratase produces the protein MAKILLIHGPNLNLLGEREPEIYGRVTLAEINRSLEALAKERGAELRILQSNSEGDIVDAIQEARAWADGLMINPGALTHYSLAIRDALSAVRLPVVEIHISNVFAREEIRHRSVIAPVCIGSLCGFGWRGYELGLLGLLGYLDSLKGK, from the coding sequence ATGGCGAAAATCCTGCTGATCCACGGACCGAATCTGAACCTGCTGGGGGAGCGGGAGCCGGAAATCTATGGCCGGGTGACTCTGGCCGAAATCAACCGCAGCCTGGAGGCCCTGGCGAAGGAACGCGGCGCCGAACTGCGGATTCTGCAATCCAACAGCGAAGGGGATATCGTCGACGCCATCCAGGAGGCGCGCGCGTGGGCCGACGGCCTGATGATCAATCCGGGCGCCTTGACCCACTATTCCCTGGCGATCCGCGACGCCCTGAGCGCCGTTCGGCTTCCGGTTGTCGAGATCCACATCTCGAACGTGTTCGCCCGCGAGGAAATCCGCCATCGCTCGGTTATCGCCCCGGTCTGCATCGGATCCCTTTGCGGATTTGGCTGGCGCGGCTACGAACTCGGTCTGCTCGGTCTCCTCGGATACCTCGATTCCCTCAAAGGCAAATAA